A region of Arabidopsis thaliana chromosome 5, partial sequence DNA encodes the following proteins:
- a CDS encoding Phosphoinositide phosphatase family protein (Phosphoinositide phosphatase family protein; CONTAINS InterPro DOMAIN/s: Synaptojanin, N-terminal (InterPro:IPR002013); BEST Arabidopsis thaliana protein match is: Phosphoinositide phosphatase family protein (TAIR:AT3G43220.1); Has 1872 Blast hits to 1673 proteins in 232 species: Archae - 0; Bacteria - 12; Metazoa - 657; Fungi - 613; Plants - 279; Viruses - 0; Other Eukaryotes - 311 (source: NCBI BLink).), which yields MTSSPSVENGGSGSSGSSALLGCMQQFKLFETQANFYMIGWNGSGVYRILKIDRLEASELNLREDSTAYTKKECYELLKRIHEGNKATGGLKLVTVCYGIIGFIKFLGPYYMLLITERREIGEICGHIVYEVSKSDMIALQHSSVLCNTANLRDENRYKRLLCMVDLTKDFFFSYSYNIMRSFQKNICDHESGGTLYKKMFVWNEFLTRGTRHHLRNTLWTVALVYGFFKQTILSEAGRNFKLTLIARRSRHNAGTRYLKRGINESGNVANDVETEQIVSEDVPVDRPMQISSVVQNRGSIPLFWSQETSRMKVKPDIVLSKRDLNYEATRVHFENLVERYGVPIIILNLIKTNERKPRESILRAEFANAIDFINKDLPEENRLRFLHWDLHKHFHSKTENVLALLGKVAACALMLTGFFYYQLTPAMKLEGYMSLSSSDADTSPHNSSDDDSRDYDSLEKNCRPSKNVANGDYDVKPSRLQSGVLRTNCIDCLDRTNVAQYAYGWAALGQQLHALGIRDAPTIELDDPLSSTLMGLYERMGDTLAYQYGGSAAHNKVFSERRGQWRAATQSQEFLRTLQRYYNNAYMDADKQDAINIFLGTFRPEQGSQAVWELRSDSHSNGRSGEISMGEDEKFLVKRCLSDGNILHESHTPMSAMSRKNESISHRGFVSSHQVTRTHIISESSPDMPAAGDVTLSRCTPSMPSTHFFGDVQKVQHNGSSSIYLSEQEDMSSVSNFVDIEWLSSSENLCENDHLSRPSALTIYSTAETSSSENIITEVKQLTPAMRESGSSSRKGKEPVETELSVHTKIRDDFPDSFKQWVAYGEALCH from the exons ATGACCTCATCGCCATCAGTGGAGAATGGCGGCTCAGGCTCCTCTGGATCATCTGCTCTTTTAGGCTGTATGCAACAATTCAAGCTCTTCGAGACTCAAGCG AATTTCTATATGATTGGTTGGAACGGTAGTGGAGTATATAGAATACTTAAGATAGACCGGCTCGAAGCATCTGAGCTTAATCTCAGAGAGGATTCGACTGCGTATACCAAAAAAGAATGCTACGAGTTGCTTAAACGGATACACGAAGGAAACAAGGCGACTGGTGGACTGAAACTTGTCACTGTTTGTTATGGAATCATTG GGTTCATTAAGTTTTTGGGACCATATTACATGCTGCTTATAActgaaagaagagagataggTGAAATTTGTGGTCACATTGTTTACGAAGTGTCAAAGAGTgatatgattgcattgcaACATTCTAGCGTGCTTTGCAACACTGCAAATTTAAGAGACGAGAACAG GTACAAGAGACTCCTGTGTATGGTGGACCTTACGAAAGACTTCTTTTTCAGCTATTCTTACAATATAATGCGAAGTTTCCAGAAGAATATATGCGACCATGAGAGTGGAGGTACTCTCTATAAGAAAATGTTTGTGTGGAACGAATTCTTGACTCGGGGAACTCGACATCACCTTCGGAATACCCTGTGGACTGTAGCATTGGTGTATGGGTTTTTTAAGCAG ACAATACTTTCCGAAGCTGGACGGAATTTCAAACTCACTCTTATTGCTAGGCGTTCCCGCCATAATGCTGGAACCAG GTACTTGAAACGAGGAATAAACGAAAGTGGCAATGTTGCTAATGATGTGGAAACAGAACAGATAGTGTCTGAGGATGTTCCAGTAGACCGTCCCATGCAAATAAGTTCTGTTGTGCAGAATCGTGGCTCAATCCCTCTATTCTGGTCACAGGAGACCTCACGGATGAAAGTTAAGCCTGATATAGTAT TGTCAAAAAGGGACCTGAACTATGAGGCAACTAGAGTTCACTTTGAAAATCTTGTGGAGCGTTATGGAGTCCCCATCATTATTCTGAACTTGATCAAG ACCAACGAGAGGAAACCCAGGGAGTCGATTCTCCGGGCAGAGTTTGCTAATGCAATTGACTTTATAAACAAAGATCTGCCGGAAGAAAATCGGCTTAGATTCCTCCACTGGGACTTGCACAAACATTTTCACAG caaaacagaaaatgtatTGGCACTTCTTGGAAAAGTAGCTGCCTGTGCTTTGATGCTAACAGGTTTCTTTTATTATCAACTTACACCAGCAATGAAGCTTGAGGGTTATATGAGCTTGTCTTCGTCTGA TGCCGACACGTCTCCACATAATAGTTCTGATGATGATAGTAGGGATTATGACTCATTAGAGAAGAATTGCCGCCCAAGTAAGAATGTTGCAAATGGTGATTATGATGTCAAGCCTAGCAGGCTCCAGAGTGGAGTGCTGCGGACCAACTGCATAGATTGCCTTGATCGTACAAATGTTGCCCAATATGCATATGGTTGGGCTGCTCTAGGGCAACAGCTTCATGCTTTAGGAATTAGAGATGCTCCAACAATAGAACTTGATGATCCTTTGTCTAGTACTTTAATGGGGTTATACGAGAGAATGGGAGACACACTAGCTTATCAATATGGTGGATCTGCAGCCCACAATAAG GTTTTTAGTGAAAGGCGAGGCCAGTGGAGAGCAGCAACCCAGTCACAAGAGTTCTTGAGGACTCTGCAACGTTATTATAATAACGCATATATGGATGCGGATAAACAAGATGCCATTAATAT ATTTCTTGGTACTTTCCGGCCTGAACAAGGGAGCCAGGCGGTTTGGGAGTTGCGTTCAGATTCCCACTCTAATGGACGAAGTGGAGAGATAAGCATGGGGGAAGATGAAAA GTTTCTTGTAAAGAGGTGCTTATCAGATGGGAATATTCTCCATGAAAGTCACACTCCGATGTCTGCAATGAGTAGAAAGAATGAAAGCATATCACATAGAGGTTTTGTGTCGTCACACCAAGTGACTCGTACTCATATAATTTCAGAATCATCACCAGATATGCCAGCTGCCGGTGATGTAACATTATCGAG GTGTACTCCGTCAATGCCTAGCACACATTTTTTTGGAGATGTCCAAAAAGTTCAACATAATGGTAGTAGCTCCATTTACTTGTCCGAGCAAGAAGATATGTCTAGTGTCTCAAATTTCGTTGATATTGAGTGGCTTTCGTCGTCAGAAAATCTATGTGAGAACGATCACTTGTCCAG GCCGTCAGCGCTTACAATATATTCAACCGCAGAGACGTCTTCATCAGAGAATATCATCACTGAAGTAAAACAATTGACGCCAGCTATGAGAGAGAGTGGATCAAGCAGCAGGAAG GGAAAAGAACCAGTGGAAACCGAACTGTCTGTACACACAAAGATTCGCGATGATTTCCCAGATAGCTTCAAACAATGGGTAGCATACGGGGAAGCACTCTGCCATTGA
- the RAD51 gene encoding RAS associated with diabetes protein 51 (RAS associated with diabetes protein 51 (RAD51); FUNCTIONS IN: in 6 functions; INVOLVED IN: DNA repair, double-strand break repair, response to gamma radiation, response to radiation, DNA metabolic process; LOCATED IN: nucleus; EXPRESSED IN: 10 plant structures; EXPRESSED DURING: 7 growth stages; CONTAINS InterPro DOMAIN/s: DNA recombination/repair protein RecA/RadB, ATP-binding domain (InterPro:IPR020588), DNA repair Rad51/transcription factor NusA, alpha-helical (InterPro:IPR010995), DNA recombination and repair protein, RecA-like (InterPro:IPR016467), DNA recombination/repair protein Rad51 (InterPro:IPR011941), Helix-hairpin-helix DNA-binding motif, class 1 (InterPro:IPR003583), ATPase, AAA+ type, core (InterPro:IPR003593), DNA recombination and repair protein Rad51, C-terminal (InterPro:IPR013632), DNA recombination/repair protein RecA, monomer-monomer interface (InterPro:IPR020587); BEST Arabidopsis thaliana protein match is: DNA repair (Rad51) family protein (TAIR:AT3G22880.1); Has 30201 Blast hits to 17322 proteins in 780 species: Archae - 12; Bacteria - 1396; Metazoa - 17338; Fungi - 3422; Plants - 5037; Viruses - 0; Other Eukaryotes - 2996 (source: NCBI BLink).) encodes MTTMEQRRNQNAVQQQDDEETQHGPFPVEQLQAAGIASVDVKKLRDAGLCTVEGVAYTPRKDLLQIKGISDAKVDKIVEAASKLVPLGFTSASQLHAQRQEIIQITSGSRELDKVLEGGIETGSITELYGEFRSGKTQLCHTLCVTCQLPMDQGGGEGKAMYIDAEGTFRPQRLLQIADRFGLNGADVLENVAYARAYNTDHQSRLLLEAASMMIETRFALLIVDSATALYRTDFSGRGELSARQMHLAKFLRSLQKLADEFGVAVVITNQVVAQVDGSALFAGPQFKPIGGNIMAHATTTRLALRKGRAEERICKVISSPCLPEAEARFQISTEGVTDCKD; translated from the exons ATGACGACGATGGAGCAGCGTAGAAACCAGAATGCTGTCCAACAACAAGACGATGAAGAAACCCAGCACGGACCTTTCCCTGTCGAACAGCTTCAG GCAGCAGGTATTGCTTCTGTTGATGTAAAGAAGCTTAGGGATGCTGGTCTCTGTACTGTTGAAGGTGTTGCTTATACTCCGAGGAAGGATCTCTTGCAGATTAAAGGAATTAGTGATGCCAAGGTTGACAAGATTGTAGAAGCAG CTTCAAAGCTAGTTCCTCTGGGGTTCACTAGTGCGAGCCAGCTCCATGCTCAGAGACAGGAAATTATTCAGATTACCTCTGGATCACGGGAGCTCGATAAAGTTCTAGAAG GAGGTATTGAAACTGGTTCCATCACAGAGTTATATGGTGAGTTCCGCTCTGGAAAGACTCAGCTGTGCCATACACTGTGTGTGACTTGTCAA CTTCCCATGGATCAAGGAGGTGGAGAGGGAAAGGCCATGTACATTGATGCTGAGGGAACATTCAGGCCACAAAGACTCTTACAGATAGCTGACAG GTTTGGATTAAATGGAGCTGATGTACTAGAAAACGTTGCCTATGCGAGGGCGTATAATACAGATCATCAGTCAAGGCTTTTGCTTGAAGCAGCATCAATGATGATTGAAACAAG GTTTGCTCTCCTGATTGTCGATAGTGCTACCGCTCTCTACAGAACAGATTTCTCTGGAAGGGGAGAGCTTTCGGCTCGACAAATGCATCTTGCAAAGTTCTTGAGAAGTCTTCAGAAGTTAGCAGATGAG TTTGGTGTGGCTGTTGTTATAACAAACCAAGTAGTTGCGCAAGTAGATGGTTCAGCTCTTTTTGCTGGTCCCCAATTTAAGCCGATTGGTGGGAATATCATGGCTCATGCCACCACAACAAG GTTGGCGTTGAGGAAAGGAAGAGCAGAGGAGAGAATCTGTAAAGTGATAAGCTCGCCATGTTTGCCAGAAGCGGAAGCTCGATTTCAAATATCTACAGAAGGTGTAACAGATTGCAAGGATTGA
- the RAD51 gene encoding RAS associated with diabetes protein 51 yields MTTMEQRRNQNAVQQQDDEETQHGPFPVEQLQAAGIASVDVKKLRDAGLCTVEGVAYTPRKDLLQIKGISDAKVDKIVEAASKLVPLGFTSASQLHAQRQEIIQITSGSRELDKVLEGGIETGSITELYGEFRSGKTQLCHTLCVTCQLPMDQGGGEGKAMYIDAEGTFRPQRLLQIADRFGLNGADVLENVAYARAYNTDHQSRLLLEAASMMIETRFALLIVDSATALYRTDFSGRGELSARQMHLAKFLRSLQKLADEFGVAVVITNQVVAQVDGSALFAGPQFKPIGGNIMAHATTTRSVMFANSTNPCFLVFFVRVR; encoded by the exons ATGACGACGATGGAGCAGCGTAGAAACCAGAATGCTGTCCAACAACAAGACGATGAAGAAACCCAGCACGGACCTTTCCCTGTCGAACAGCTTCAG GCAGCAGGTATTGCTTCTGTTGATGTAAAGAAGCTTAGGGATGCTGGTCTCTGTACTGTTGAAGGTGTTGCTTATACTCCGAGGAAGGATCTCTTGCAGATTAAAGGAATTAGTGATGCCAAGGTTGACAAGATTGTAGAAGCAG CTTCAAAGCTAGTTCCTCTGGGGTTCACTAGTGCGAGCCAGCTCCATGCTCAGAGACAGGAAATTATTCAGATTACCTCTGGATCACGGGAGCTCGATAAAGTTCTAGAAG GAGGTATTGAAACTGGTTCCATCACAGAGTTATATGGTGAGTTCCGCTCTGGAAAGACTCAGCTGTGCCATACACTGTGTGTGACTTGTCAA CTTCCCATGGATCAAGGAGGTGGAGAGGGAAAGGCCATGTACATTGATGCTGAGGGAACATTCAGGCCACAAAGACTCTTACAGATAGCTGACAG GTTTGGATTAAATGGAGCTGATGTACTAGAAAACGTTGCCTATGCGAGGGCGTATAATACAGATCATCAGTCAAGGCTTTTGCTTGAAGCAGCATCAATGATGATTGAAACAAG GTTTGCTCTCCTGATTGTCGATAGTGCTACCGCTCTCTACAGAACAGATTTCTCTGGAAGGGGAGAGCTTTCGGCTCGACAAATGCATCTTGCAAAGTTCTTGAGAAGTCTTCAGAAGTTAGCAGATGAG TTTGGTGTGGCTGTTGTTATAACAAACCAAGTAGTTGCGCAAGTAGATGGTTCAGCTCTTTTTGCTGGTCCCCAATTTAAGCCGATTGGTGGGAATATCATGGCTCATGCCACCACAACAAGGTCTGTAATGTTTGCAAATTCGACAAATCCATGTTTCTTAGTGTTTTTTGTTAGGGTTCGTTAG